In Bacteroidota bacterium, the following are encoded in one genomic region:
- a CDS encoding T9SS type A sorting domain-containing protein, whose amino-acid sequence MKYPGIVLIVFLPFISFAQEIPYNLNPDWQSTPLSQVATGLGLADINGDGWKDIIVANGNDQARQKLVVYYNNGDGTFPLAPSWQSSDVDYHGHLAVGDINKDGWNDVAVSVYLGPSGFGSPGKVKVYYNQGGQLESSPSFVSDPFYTFSCALGDADADGDLDLAVACGEPYHNIIDKGRIFINNNGLFTNVDVWESAIDIGAADVEFADMDGNGFTDVVFVCEPNRSYIFLASNSGYIQSAPAWQTAESSLFINSVDIGTLQAGQLPCMVMTGNDQHGGDGKIRQYIFSLPFPEASYAAWTSMYIGYGSGILLADVTRDDTLDLIYGGWWLPMEILVGNGVDFATVPAYTSNTASVVEAIQMADLGQEGLVGDIDTITIQQLEAAVVTLQHQIIEEIRYVMINNVLIDPANYSSLPNRNLVFFKNRLFQGDQVTIAYKYCLDGDIVITNWDSNVGNYIFYNTNSPVGIKDINAAAGDVWTSDIYPNPASKEISLKYGIINDSYIIVSIADMTGYTVKVISEGFKKSGEYDIKYDVSDLTEGCFLVNFSAGEVFICKKLIIMH is encoded by the coding sequence ATGAAATATCCCGGAATTGTTTTGATTGTTTTTTTGCCATTCATTTCATTTGCACAGGAGATACCTTATAATCTGAATCCTGACTGGCAATCGACGCCTTTGAGTCAGGTGGCCACCGGACTTGGGTTGGCTGACATCAACGGCGATGGATGGAAAGACATTATCGTGGCCAATGGTAATGACCAGGCGCGACAGAAGCTGGTGGTCTATTATAACAATGGCGATGGGACTTTTCCCCTGGCTCCGTCGTGGCAATCTTCTGATGTCGATTATCATGGCCATCTGGCTGTGGGTGATATCAATAAAGATGGATGGAATGATGTGGCCGTTTCGGTATATTTAGGTCCGTCAGGCTTTGGCAGTCCCGGCAAGGTAAAAGTCTATTATAACCAGGGAGGACAATTGGAATCCTCGCCTTCGTTTGTCTCCGATCCATTTTATACGTTCAGTTGTGCCCTTGGCGATGCCGATGCAGATGGCGACCTTGACCTGGCAGTTGCCTGCGGTGAACCGTATCATAACATCATCGACAAAGGACGTATTTTTATCAATAACAACGGTTTATTCACCAACGTCGATGTGTGGGAATCAGCCATCGACATTGGCGCTGCAGATGTGGAATTCGCTGATATGGATGGAAATGGATTTACCGATGTGGTATTTGTCTGCGAGCCGAACAGAAGTTACATCTTCCTGGCCAGCAATTCAGGATACATTCAGAGTGCTCCTGCCTGGCAGACTGCAGAGTCAAGTCTTTTCATCAATTCGGTGGATATTGGCACTTTGCAGGCAGGCCAGCTGCCGTGTATGGTCATGACCGGTAACGACCAGCATGGCGGCGATGGCAAAATACGGCAATATATATTTTCCCTGCCTTTTCCTGAAGCTTCTTATGCTGCATGGACATCAATGTACATAGGTTATGGTTCAGGTATTCTCCTTGCAGATGTCACCCGTGATGATACCCTTGACCTTATTTATGGCGGATGGTGGCTCCCAATGGAGATCCTCGTGGGAAACGGTGTGGATTTTGCGACTGTTCCGGCCTATACATCCAACACAGCATCAGTGGTTGAAGCCATCCAGATGGCTGACCTTGGACAGGAAGGCCTTGTCGGGGATATTGATACCATCACCATCCAGCAACTTGAAGCGGCTGTTGTCACCCTTCAGCATCAGATCATCGAAGAAATTCGGTATGTCATGATCAATAACGTGCTGATCGATCCGGCCAATTACTCCTCCCTGCCAAACAGGAACCTGGTATTTTTTAAAAACCGCCTTTTCCAGGGTGACCAGGTGACCATTGCCTACAAATACTGCCTGGATGGCGATATAGTCATTACAAACTGGGATTCGAATGTCGGGAATTACATCTTTTATAATACAAATTCGCCTGTCGGCATTAAAGATATAAACGCTGCAGCAGGTGATGTATGGACGTCCGATATCTATCCCAATCCTGCCTCAAAAGAGATCAGCTTGAAATACGGCATTATAAATGACAGTTACATAATTGTTTCCATTGCTGATATGACAGGCTATACTGTCAAAGTCATCAGTGAAGGATTTAAAAAATCAGGGGAATACGATATAAAATATGATGTTTCCGACCTTACTGAAGGATGCTTTTTAGTAAACTTTTCTGCCGGTGAAGTGTTTATATGTAAAAAGTTAATCATAATGCATTAG
- a CDS encoding phosphoadenylyl-sulfate reductase — translation MNKVQSEHLNNQLKDSSPEEVLNFFIKNYKNSIAFSTSFSAEDQVITHMISVIDKTVRIFTLDTGRHFQETYDILDITRNKYDLNIEVYFPDFNKVENMVNEKGVNLFYESIENRLLCCSIRKTEPLKRALHGVDVWVSGMRREQSPSRRNIQVVEWDDPNALIKVNPLVNRTYEQVWAYIRENHVPYHKLHDNGYPSIGCQPCTRAVKPGEDIRAGRWWWEMDGHRECGIHVPSPPSIR, via the coding sequence ATGAATAAAGTACAAAGTGAACATCTCAATAATCAGTTAAAAGATTCTTCACCGGAAGAAGTGCTAAACTTTTTCATTAAAAATTATAAAAACAGTATTGCCTTTTCGACCAGCTTTAGCGCTGAGGACCAGGTTATTACGCATATGATCTCGGTCATCGATAAAACCGTCCGGATTTTCACTCTCGATACAGGAAGGCATTTCCAGGAGACCTATGATATTCTTGACATTACGCGAAACAAATATGATCTGAATATAGAGGTATATTTCCCTGATTTTAATAAGGTCGAGAATATGGTCAATGAAAAGGGTGTCAACCTGTTCTATGAGAGCATTGAAAACCGCTTGCTATGCTGCTCTATCAGGAAGACCGAACCGCTGAAAAGGGCTCTTCATGGTGTGGATGTCTGGGTCAGCGGCATGCGCCGCGAACAGTCGCCATCACGCAGGAACATCCAGGTTGTCGAATGGGATGACCCAAATGCCCTCATTAAGGTAAATCCGCTGGTGAACCGTACCTATGAACAGGTGTGGGCATACATAAGGGAAAACCATGTACCTTATCATAAACTCCACGACAATGGCTATCCAAGTATAGGGTGCCAGCCATGCACCAGGGCTGTGAAACCTGGTGAAGATATCCGTGCCGGCAGGTGGTGGTGGGAAATGGACGGACACAGGGAATGCGGAATACATGTACCTAGTCCACCTTCCATTCGATGA
- a CDS encoding glycoside hydrolase family 127 protein: MKKTTPFLVLFVILTSCSKTERKDYPIRPVPFTQVHFNDQFWAPRIEVNRTVTIPFAFKQCELTGRLDNFAIAGGLKKGEHKGDYPFDDTDVYKILEGAAYSLAIYPDKALESYCDSVIGLIAAAQEDDGYLYTCRTNKCSRLERWMGKERWEKLNSHELYNMGHLYEAAVAYYQATGKRALLDVAIKNADLIDKVFGSGSGQKQCPSGHPIIEMALVKLYRVTGAEKYLRLAKFFLDETGYGHDGHKLSPYSQDHMPLKEQSEAVGHAVRAGYLYSGIADIAALTGDREYMDAITRIWENVVTKKLYITGGIGARPFGEGFGENYELPNMTAYCETCASIANVYWNYRLFLMYGDAKYMDVLERTLYNGLLSGVSLSGDRFFYDNPLESNGIHERRPWFGCACCPGNITRFLASVPGYAYAQSEHTLYVNLFATGTAQMQMNGRKLTVIQETGYPWDGKVRLTISPERSSRFSVCIRIPGWAGNQPVPGDLYSFPDQNDEVITLKVNGEDLPVDLKNGYATISRRWNENDNIELNLPMTVRRVIANTLVEDDAGKVALQCGPVVYCAEWPDYPDGYVLNVYLPDTVTLEQSYRPDLLNGVNVINGEANAVFRGAGNDSVDIKKVKFTAIPYYTWENRRPGEMAVWLPRQAQGAWITPLPTIASASKVSSSTGDSIGLNDQFVPKRSNDSSKPFYYWWLRNGTKEWVQYDFAKPVTVSQTEVYWFEFDHYDYVCRVPQSWQLLYHNNGNWMPVENTTPYGIEKDKYNVLTFKPVKTDGLRIEVQLQNAKSGGIIEWKVD, translated from the coding sequence ATGAAAAAAACCACCCCATTTCTCGTACTTTTTGTTATACTGACTTCCTGCTCAAAAACTGAAAGAAAGGATTACCCAATCCGGCCGGTTCCGTTCACGCAGGTGCACTTTAACGACCAGTTCTGGGCACCCAGGATAGAGGTAAACCGAACGGTGACAATACCTTTTGCCTTTAAGCAGTGCGAGTTGACTGGCCGTCTTGACAATTTCGCTATCGCCGGCGGACTAAAAAAAGGTGAACACAAGGGAGATTATCCTTTTGACGACACCGATGTTTACAAGATTCTGGAAGGCGCAGCATACTCCCTGGCCATATACCCTGATAAGGCCCTTGAGAGTTATTGCGACAGCGTGATAGGCCTGATTGCCGCTGCACAGGAGGATGATGGCTACCTCTATACCTGCCGGACCAACAAGTGTTCCCGCCTTGAACGGTGGATGGGCAAAGAACGGTGGGAGAAGCTCAACAGCCATGAATTGTATAACATGGGGCACCTGTATGAAGCTGCGGTGGCCTATTACCAGGCGACAGGCAAGAGAGCACTCCTGGATGTCGCCATCAAAAATGCCGATCTGATTGATAAGGTTTTCGGAAGTGGTTCCGGTCAGAAACAATGTCCTTCAGGCCACCCCATCATCGAAATGGCCCTGGTGAAGCTTTACAGGGTGACAGGCGCGGAAAAATACCTCCGGCTGGCGAAATTTTTTCTCGACGAAACCGGTTACGGCCACGATGGGCATAAGCTCAGCCCTTACAGCCAGGATCATATGCCTTTGAAGGAACAATCCGAAGCTGTCGGCCATGCAGTCAGGGCCGGTTATTTATATTCCGGTATTGCCGACATAGCGGCGCTGACAGGCGACAGGGAGTACATGGATGCCATCACCAGGATATGGGAAAATGTGGTTACGAAGAAATTGTATATCACCGGTGGCATTGGCGCCAGGCCGTTTGGCGAAGGTTTTGGTGAGAACTATGAGCTACCCAACATGACCGCCTACTGCGAGACATGTGCCTCCATTGCCAATGTATATTGGAACTACCGTTTATTCCTGATGTATGGCGATGCGAAATACATGGATGTTCTGGAACGTACTCTTTATAACGGACTGTTGTCGGGTGTGTCGCTCAGCGGTGACCGTTTCTTTTATGATAATCCACTGGAATCGAATGGCATACATGAGCGCCGGCCCTGGTTTGGCTGCGCCTGCTGCCCGGGAAATATCACCCGGTTTCTGGCTTCTGTGCCGGGATACGCCTATGCACAAAGTGAACATACCCTGTATGTGAATCTTTTCGCAACAGGCACAGCCCAGATGCAGATGAATGGCCGGAAGCTGACAGTCATCCAGGAAACAGGATATCCATGGGACGGGAAGGTACGGCTGACCATATCACCAGAGAGATCATCCAGGTTTTCAGTCTGTATACGTATACCTGGCTGGGCCGGCAATCAACCTGTGCCGGGCGATCTGTATTCTTTCCCCGATCAGAATGATGAAGTCATCACACTTAAAGTGAATGGCGAAGACCTGCCTGTTGACCTTAAAAATGGATACGCGACGATATCTCGCAGGTGGAATGAAAACGACAACATTGAATTAAACCTACCCATGACTGTCAGGCGTGTCATTGCCAATACCCTGGTGGAGGATGATGCCGGCAAGGTTGCACTGCAATGCGGACCTGTTGTTTATTGTGCTGAATGGCCCGATTATCCTGACGGGTATGTTCTGAATGTATATCTGCCTGACACCGTAACACTTGAACAGTCCTATCGCCCTGATTTGCTGAATGGGGTCAATGTCATCAACGGTGAAGCCAATGCTGTTTTCAGGGGAGCAGGTAACGATTCTGTTGACATCAAAAAAGTGAAATTCACAGCTATTCCATACTATACCTGGGAGAACCGCCGGCCCGGCGAAATGGCTGTGTGGCTGCCACGTCAGGCTCAAGGTGCATGGATAACACCGTTGCCGACCATCGCTTCAGCAAGCAAGGTATCAAGTTCAACAGGCGATTCCATTGGCCTCAATGACCAGTTCGTACCCAAAAGGTCAAACGATAGTTCAAAGCCATTTTACTACTGGTGGCTGCGGAATGGCACGAAGGAATGGGTGCAGTATGATTTCGCTAAGCCTGTAACAGTGAGCCAGACAGAGGTGTACTGGTTTGAATTTGATCATTATGATTATGTATGCCGTGTGCCGCAATCATGGCAGTTGTTATATCACAATAATGGCAACTGGATGCCTGTCGAAAACACAACTCCTTACGGAATAGAAAAGGACAAATACAACGTACTTACTTTCAAACCGGTAAAAACTGATGGATTACGAATAGAAGTTCAGTTGCAAAACGCCAAATCCGGAGGAATCATCGAATGGAAGGTGGACTAG
- a CDS encoding ABC transporter permease, translated as MNFELFIARRIVSKSEASFSRPIIRITILSIVLGLAVMIISMAIVTGFQQQIRNKVIGFGGHIQICRYDMNASYESSPVEKNQDFYPSLEDIRGVKHIQVYAIKAGIIKTEDQIQGVVLKGAGSDHDWSFFSDKMVAGNILSVSDTGKTDDVMISKKIAAKLKFNVGDDLRMYFIIDNTTRGRKFRVAGIFETGLDEFDNTYVFCDIGHIQKLNNWTADQVSGFEVLIDNFRDLDKVAEEVYSHVPFNLDVQTIRQLYPQMFDWLALQDMNVVIILVLMVVVAGITMISTLLILILERTNMIGILKALGTRNWSVRKIFLYNAAWLIGKGLLWGNFFGISLCLLQQKFGLIRLPQESYYVSVVPINLDVWTVVLLNVGTLLICTLMLIVPSYIITRITPMRAIRFN; from the coding sequence TTGAATTTTGAACTTTTTATAGCGCGTCGTATTGTATCCAAAAGCGAAGCCAGCTTTTCGCGTCCGATCATCCGTATTACCATCCTGAGCATCGTCCTTGGACTGGCTGTCATGATCATCTCAATGGCCATTGTCACCGGCTTTCAGCAGCAGATACGTAACAAGGTCATCGGCTTCGGAGGACATATTCAGATATGCCGTTACGACATGAATGCCTCCTATGAGTCATCACCGGTTGAGAAGAACCAGGATTTCTATCCTTCCCTTGAAGACATCCGGGGTGTAAAGCACATACAGGTTTATGCCATCAAGGCCGGCATCATCAAGACGGAAGACCAGATACAGGGTGTCGTACTCAAAGGTGCCGGCAGCGACCACGATTGGTCCTTCTTCAGCGATAAAATGGTCGCGGGAAATATCTTATCCGTCAGTGATACCGGCAAAACCGACGATGTCATGATTTCAAAAAAAATCGCCGCAAAGCTGAAATTCAACGTCGGCGATGACCTCCGGATGTATTTTATCATCGATAATACAACCAGGGGCCGGAAATTCAGGGTCGCCGGCATCTTTGAAACCGGACTCGATGAATTTGATAACACCTATGTGTTTTGTGACATTGGACACATCCAGAAGCTGAATAACTGGACAGCGGACCAGGTGTCGGGCTTTGAAGTGCTCATCGATAATTTCAGGGACCTCGACAAAGTTGCGGAAGAGGTTTACAGCCATGTGCCCTTTAATCTGGATGTGCAGACCATCAGGCAGCTATATCCGCAAATGTTCGACTGGCTGGCGTTACAGGATATGAATGTAGTCATTATCCTGGTGCTGATGGTCGTTGTTGCAGGTATCACCATGATATCCACATTGCTCATTCTCATCCTGGAACGAACTAATATGATCGGCATCCTTAAAGCATTGGGCACCAGGAACTGGAGCGTGCGGAAAATATTTTTGTACAATGCAGCCTGGCTCATCGGAAAAGGTCTCCTGTGGGGCAATTTCTTCGGCATAAGCCTGTGCCTGCTCCAGCAAAAGTTCGGACTTATCAGGCTCCCGCAGGAATCCTATTATGTATCGGTAGTCCCTATCAACCTCGATGTTTGGACTGTTGTTTTGCTTAACGTCGGAACCCTGTTGATTTGCACGCTCATGCTGATCGTTCCTTCGTATATCATAACCCGTATCACCCCTATGAGGGCGATAAGGTTTAATTAA
- a CDS encoding DUF6398 domain-containing protein has protein sequence MEKKDKSAIESKKNQILNLIKEFCSQKLDDEYFVLSERLLDKLGRKRDVPFMTGKIEIWAAAVIHALGTINFLFDKSFNPYVTIDEINDFFGTNKSSTGSKSKFIRDLLKMDYYNSEFSTSHMQKNNPYNDLVMFNGFIVPVDSLPEDLQEKVRKVRSEGKDIEFHTKK, from the coding sequence ATGGAGAAAAAAGATAAATCAGCAATCGAAAGCAAAAAAAATCAAATTCTTAATTTGATAAAAGAATTTTGTTCACAAAAACTTGATGATGAGTATTTTGTACTATCTGAACGACTTTTAGATAAACTCGGAAGAAAAAGAGATGTGCCATTTATGACCGGAAAGATTGAAATATGGGCTGCTGCGGTTATTCATGCTCTTGGAACCATTAATTTTTTATTCGATAAATCATTCAACCCATATGTCACAATTGATGAGATTAACGATTTTTTCGGAACAAATAAATCATCAACTGGCTCAAAATCCAAGTTTATCAGAGATTTATTAAAAATGGATTATTATAATAGTGAGTTTTCAACAAGTCACATGCAAAAAAATAATCCCTATAATGATCTGGTAATGTTTAATGGATTTATAGTTCCAGTTGATTCATTGCCGGAGGATCTACAGGAAAAAGTCAGAAAAGTCAGATCAGAGGGAAAGGACATTGAATTTCATACTAAAAAATAA
- a CDS encoding DUF1343 domain-containing protein, which yields MKLFSFVLLLLTDFHFCINPYSGNSGQESKDQACTIITGAERTDIYFPWLTGKKIAVVANQTSLINQTHLVDSLLGAGLDVVKVFSPEHGFRGMEDAGEPIQDQVDKTTGVPVISLYGDHYKPTKEDLAGIDIILFDIQDVGVRFYTYISTLTYVMEACAEQGIPIIVLDRPNPNGDYVDGPVLEKKYASIVGLYPVPIVYGMTIGEYAGMVNGEGWLKDGIKADLRVVPLKGYDHSCRYDLPVRPSPNLPNADAVCLYPSLALFEGTVVSVGRGTDYPFQVLGHPHFVIGSYAFKPESRPGARHPPYEGVYCLGGSLTGFAKEVCQKERRLHLSWLIYYYEFLKDLPSFFNDYFDKLAGNSSLREQIIAGKSEEDIKATWQQGLDAFKVVRKKYLLYPDFR from the coding sequence ATGAAGCTGTTTTCATTCGTTTTACTCCTTCTGACGGATTTTCACTTTTGCATAAACCCATATTCCGGAAACTCCGGTCAAGAGAGTAAAGATCAGGCGTGCACCATCATTACCGGTGCCGAACGAACCGACATCTATTTCCCATGGCTAACCGGCAAAAAAATTGCAGTCGTCGCGAACCAAACTTCGCTTATTAACCAGACGCATTTGGTCGACAGTCTTCTGGGTGCCGGTTTGGACGTGGTGAAGGTCTTCAGCCCGGAACATGGCTTCAGGGGAATGGAAGATGCGGGAGAGCCGATTCAGGACCAGGTGGATAAAACCACCGGCGTACCCGTTATTTCGCTCTATGGCGATCATTATAAACCGACAAAAGAGGATCTGGCAGGCATCGATATCATCCTTTTCGATATCCAGGATGTGGGTGTGCGATTCTACACCTATATTTCGACGCTGACTTACGTGATGGAAGCCTGCGCAGAACAAGGCATTCCAATCATTGTCCTCGACAGGCCCAATCCCAACGGTGATTATGTGGACGGGCCGGTATTGGAAAAAAAGTATGCATCCATTGTGGGATTGTATCCTGTACCTATTGTGTATGGAATGACCATCGGCGAATATGCCGGGATGGTAAACGGCGAAGGGTGGCTGAAAGATGGCATAAAAGCTGATTTACGTGTGGTGCCGTTGAAAGGATATGATCATTCATGCCGGTATGATCTGCCTGTCAGGCCCTCCCCTAACCTGCCCAATGCCGATGCGGTGTGCCTGTACCCTTCACTGGCTCTTTTTGAAGGAACGGTAGTAAGTGTCGGAAGGGGAACAGACTATCCGTTTCAGGTGCTCGGACACCCTCATTTTGTCATTGGCAGTTATGCCTTTAAACCTGAAAGCAGACCGGGAGCCAGGCACCCACCCTACGAGGGTGTCTATTGTCTTGGAGGAAGTCTTACTGGTTTCGCAAAGGAAGTATGCCAGAAAGAGCGCCGCCTTCATCTTTCATGGTTGATATACTATTATGAGTTCCTGAAGGATCTGCCCTCCTTTTTCAATGACTATTTCGATAAACTGGCCGGAAATTCTTCGCTACGCGAACAGATCATTGCCGGGAAAAGTGAAGAGGATATCAAAGCCACATGGCAACAGGGGCTGGATGCGTTTAAGGTGGTCAGGAAAAAATATTTGCTTTATCCGGATTTCAGATAA
- a CDS encoding pyridoxal phosphate-dependent aminotransferase, translating into MPQISDKGRRMPPSPIRKLVPYSDQAKKRGIKVYHLNIGQPDIETPEIALRAIRNFDQKVVAYSHSAGILSYREKLTQYYKKNNIDITPEEIIITTGGSEAILFAMGSCMDAGDEIIIPEPFYANYNGFGISMGVTVKPIPSEIETGFALPPIAGFEKSITPRTKAIMICNPNNPTGYLYSKEELDMLKDLALKYDLFLFADEVYREFCYDGSTHHSVMHMKGVEQHVVLMDSVSKRYSACGFRIGALISRNREVMLTALKFAQARLSPPTFGQVAAEAAIDVPETYFEGVLKEYHARRNVVVECINKMKGAFCPVPKGAFYVVARLPIDDSDKFCQWLLEGFDYNKETVMLAPATGFYATKGKGLDEVRISYVLNVDDLKRAMKCLEEALKVYPGRTI; encoded by the coding sequence ATGCCCCAAATTTCAGATAAGGGACGACGGATGCCTCCGTCGCCCATTCGTAAGTTGGTCCCCTATTCCGATCAGGCCAAAAAACGTGGTATAAAAGTCTATCACTTAAATATCGGTCAACCCGATATTGAAACCCCGGAAATAGCCCTGAGAGCTATCCGGAATTTTGACCAGAAAGTGGTAGCCTACAGCCATTCAGCCGGAATACTGTCGTACCGGGAGAAACTCACACAATACTATAAAAAGAATAACATCGATATCACGCCCGAAGAAATCATCATCACCACAGGTGGGTCAGAAGCTATTCTTTTTGCCATGGGCTCATGCATGGATGCAGGGGATGAGATCATCATCCCCGAGCCGTTTTATGCCAATTACAATGGTTTTGGCATCAGCATGGGTGTGACCGTGAAGCCAATTCCTTCAGAAATTGAAACCGGTTTCGCTCTTCCGCCCATAGCGGGCTTTGAGAAGTCCATCACACCACGTACAAAGGCCATCATGATCTGTAATCCGAATAATCCGACGGGTTACCTTTACTCAAAAGAGGAGCTTGATATGCTCAAGGATTTGGCTCTGAAATATGATCTGTTTCTCTTTGCTGACGAGGTATACAGGGAGTTTTGCTATGATGGGAGCACCCATCACTCGGTCATGCACATGAAGGGGGTTGAACAGCATGTGGTCCTGATGGATTCGGTATCGAAACGTTACAGTGCCTGTGGATTCAGGATCGGAGCGCTGATATCGAGGAACCGCGAGGTGATGCTGACAGCGCTGAAGTTTGCCCAGGCACGGCTTAGCCCGCCGACATTCGGACAGGTCGCAGCTGAAGCTGCCATCGACGTTCCCGAAACATATTTTGAAGGCGTATTGAAAGAGTACCATGCCCGGCGGAATGTGGTGGTGGAATGCATTAACAAAATGAAGGGAGCTTTCTGCCCTGTGCCTAAAGGTGCATTTTACGTTGTCGCCCGGCTGCCCATCGACGATTCCGATAAGTTCTGCCAGTGGCTGCTCGAAGGCTTCGATTACAATAAGGAAACCGTCATGCTTGCCCCTGCCACAGGTTTCTATGCAACCAAAGGCAAAGGTCTGGATGAGGTGCGCATCAGTTATGTTCTGAATGTCGATGACCTGAAGCGGGCAATGAAATGCCTCGAGGAAGCCCTGAAGGTTTATCCCGGTAGAACGATATAA
- a CDS encoding DUF1573 domain-containing protein: MKKLAFLFGLVLFTLFSVNAQTTATDTLNAADIKFDKLEHDYGTITQNGNGDCEFTFTNTGKEPLVLTNVRSSCGCTVPSWPRQPILPGKSDKIMVKYSTSRLGVINKSITVESNAKTNPVTLKITGNVVAPPSETLPEKNVDQNSTPTPK, translated from the coding sequence ATGAAAAAATTGGCTTTTTTATTTGGATTAGTTCTGTTTACACTGTTTTCGGTCAATGCCCAGACAACAGCGACTGATACCCTGAATGCCGCTGACATCAAATTCGATAAGCTGGAACATGATTACGGCACCATTACTCAGAATGGCAACGGGGATTGTGAATTCACATTTACGAATACAGGCAAGGAGCCTCTGGTTCTTACCAATGTACGTTCATCATGTGGTTGTACGGTGCCCAGTTGGCCACGACAGCCTATCCTGCCGGGAAAAAGCGACAAGATCATGGTTAAATATTCCACCAGCCGTTTGGGCGTGATTAATAAAAGTATTACTGTGGAGTCCAATGCCAAAACAAATCCCGTCACACTAAAAATAACAGGTAATGTCGTTGCTCCTCCGAGTGAGACCTTACCTGAGAAAAATGTGGATCAGAACTCCACTCCTACGCCAAAGTAA